Below is a window of Corvus cornix cornix isolate S_Up_H32 chromosome 2, ASM73873v5, whole genome shotgun sequence DNA.
TGTGAAAACCAGAATTTCAAGCACCACATGCTCTTCTTCTTAACTACCAGAACAGAAATGGAGCTGTACAGACCAAATCTGCCCATCTAACTCAGCAAAAGGTGGTTCCACCCCACTGCAGAACTGCCAGCTCAGATTTACTCAtctagaaattatttattcagcTGACAACTGAAGGGTTTCCACGGCACCACCACACTTTGCACTGATAGACTTAAGGGAATAtggaaaattaggaaaacaCTTCAACTTCAGGGGCTGCATGAGCAACAACTCCAACACGTTTCTGTAGCCAAGACCAAAGAATTGTTTCTCAACTGTTCTGAAGTggctttttcttgcctttcccCAATTTTGTTTGCTCAAGCTGTGAAATGGGGAAATCTTGACCTTCTAACCCCATGTAACCTTCCCAAAAAAGTCATTATTCATCGTGggttttttctggaaaagcaatAGAAAGTCTTTAACGCAAGGACAGGCATCAAGTTCAACAcctgtttatatttttacaatttCTAAAGATCATGAATTCCATTCCACTCATTCTTCCCTCTGTGTGCTCAGGTTAACGATAAATATTCCCAGATAAATATTCAGCACTaaggagaatcacagaatgatttagAGGCCACAAGGCCCAACCCCACCTCAAGATATCAAAGGAAGCAGAGAACCTTTCCTTGCTGCCATTCGAGGCTCTGGCCAGGATAAAAGACTCAGGAAAGTCTTTAATAATTTGCTTATCTGTGACCTGAGTTTGTTCCTTCAACATCATCTCTCCCAAGTTCCTACAGATCTTAAGAAACTACAGATACAGCAGTTTTTTGTTGGAGTCATGGATAAGACACTTGACTGGGTACTTTTAAATTTAGGTTTTTATTCCCTTAAGAATctctaaataaaaagaaaaaaaatgaaaaacatagTGAGTAATTCACATTTCACTTGGCCTTGCACACAACTGAGAGGAACAGGGACTCAACAACAAGAGGTGAATACTCCTTTGAAGATGAACCATAAACAACAGCATCAAAATGACCTGAAAGGGGTTTCAAATTCTCCACTGAAGTGGCACTGAGacataaatgtcatttttaatttgttaagtCAAATTAAATTGCTGTGAAGGAGCATGGAGGAATCACTGACATAATTCTGGATAAATGTGTGTGCACTGCCTGTACAACATCACCACATCCCAGCATTTAAAGGCTGGCTACAAGTAAGATGGAGACTCCCTTTTTCCAAGGAATCACATGGAAAAGACAAGGGGCCATGGGTACAAATAGCTCCTGGGGATTTTCCCattggagagaaaaaggaaaattttgcaAGAGAACAACCAGCCAATGAAACCATCCCCCAAGGGAAGTGCTGAGTTCCCAAATCCTGGGCACTTTTAAGATTTGGCTGGACAGGGTGCTGGGTCACCTTGTCTGGACCTTGCTTTTGCCAGGGAAGGTTGGACCAGGTGatccttgaggtcccttccaacctggtgtgctgggattctgtgaatTGAGAAATTAAATTGGCTGCTGTCTGCTTACAGCTGGGGATAAATGAAGATTTGCTGCCACCTGTATATTGCTTTTCTCCTggattaattaaaaacaaaaattctaaaaaaaaacccagttgtAGAATCTGGGTAGGTATGCAAACTCTACACcatgttgtatttttttacGAAATAACCCCTCAGGACATGGCAAAAAATACAATCATGACATAAAGAACCATCGCTGACCCctgtaatttctttcattaaaaggTGTGAGTCAAAATGCTGTGCATCTGCATTTCCCCAGGATATTTTGATGGCCAGGTATTCTTTTAAAGCATGGCAGTGGTTTTACTTCCAATTTTTTCTGCTATGTGTGCACAGGATGCCTGCAGACTATGCTGCAACAGCACTTTTGGCAtgggagaaaagagaatgaaaaggtAAAGCaaatggaaggagaaataagatttatcttcagttttctatgggaaacaaaaccagaattgcAGATGCTGTGAATGAACCAGCTGTGGTTAATATTATAGAGGTTTTCAGCTACTCATCTAAATACTTAGATTAGCATTAATGTCAGGTAACAGAGAACGGAAGAGGATCCAGACAAATATCTGCTCCCacattgtaattttttattctttaaaatgcttaatCACTTTGGCCAAAATCTGCAGGGCTCTCAAACACTGCAGGATTTGGCTGAAGGGAAATAGAAGTCTCGAAATAGCCAGGCCTTGTACTTTGGATGTTTATTTGGAGTCTCTGCTCCTTCCACTTAACTCCAGGAGTctcagcagccctgctggcttCTGTGGGCGCTTCCAGGAGCTCAGAGCTCGGCACGGATTCCAAGGCTCTGCTGGTTCTAACTCACGCTGCCTGCCAGGAGTGAACCCGTGTTCCTCTGCAAACAGGCTCTGCTTAGGAAAGggctccctctcctgctcctgctgagacCAAACCAGCTCTGAGGGAATTGTTTTCACTCCGTCCCTGCGGGGACGGAGCACAGGATGGCAGCACAttgtgtgctgtgctgtgggtcaccccccttccagcccagcttctccttttcagctctttctgcCAAAGGTTGGGAGGCGTCAGCATGTCCAACTACATCTGAGTGAaccacagaattacagaactgttgaggttggaagagatctctaagatcatcgagtccaaccagTAACCCAGCatcaccatgttcaccactaacccctgtccccaagcgccacatccacacaccttTTGAAAACTTCTAGgagtggtgactccaccactgccctgggcagcctgtcccaatgccttcagtgaagaaattttccctaagATCCAGTCTacacctcccctggcccagcctgaggccgttccctctcctcctgtccctgttccctgggagcagagcccgacccccccagctgccccctcctgtcagggacttgtgcagagccacaaggtcccccctgagcctcctttgctccagcctgagcccttttcccagctccctcaggaattctccagccccttgtcaactccattcccttccctggacacactccagcccctcaatgtccttcttgtcgTGAGGAACCCAAAAGTGACCCCAGAATTGGaagtgtggcctcaccagtgcccagcacagggggcaatcactgccctgctcctgctgccaccctgTTCCCGATCCAATCCAGGTGCCACCGCCCTTCCTGCCCACCTGGTCACTCCTGGCTCACATTCAGCCACTGTCACCATTACCCCAGGTCCTTTCCACTGGCCAGCTTTCCAGACACTTTCCCAagcctgcagggctggctgggattGTTGTGAGCCCAGTGTAGGACCCAGCCCTTAGCAAGTGAAGTTTGCACAAGACTTTGTTACTGGCTTTTCTCAACAGCTTTCCCAAAGAATTCCGTCCAGTCCACCATGCCTCTGAGGCTCGTCCCCAATGAACTATACATCCACTGACTATCAAATACCAGGAATACACTCAATGTTCTCAGCTTTGCTAGGGAGCTGCCAAAGGCCACTGAAGCTCTCTTCTCCACCTCAATTAATGCTGAGTGTGAGGTAAAAAACCATCCTGTGAGTGGAAAGGGTGAAGTGATGGGGCAGCACCACCTTGGAGGCTCAGTGAAGCTGTATGAAACCAGAAGTTTTAAGACTTTAGACTGTAGTACTTTGCCCTATTACACAGTAGTCTTTCACAAATTAAACAAGCCAATGCACTGTGTAATGCTTGCAGCTCTTTCTCAGCTGATTTTTGGTTCCAGAGAGGAAGCAAGTGCCACTCCGGgcccacctgcagctccagcagatccCCAGTTTGATAATTCCCACAGCCCTTAACATAAATGTGGAGAGACCTAATGTATAATTGCTTCCTTCTCAACAGGGCCTCCACACGTGGTATCTCAGGCTTACAAGAAattaaactggaaaacaaaatagcaataataatattAAGAAATCTGGCTCCTGTTTTAGTgtgtaaataaacaaaatgcCATGCCTCTCGCTCTTTGATttcacccagaaaaaaaaaaaaaattaaaaaaagatcaATTAAGAATATAAGGGagagaaaagccaaaaatatatatttggaGCTCACAGGAGACACTTCTAAAACTTTTATATCATTATGAAATCGtgcagaacaacaacaaaaatctagTTTAGCATAATATTCCCAGAAATACTCTCACCTGTGACCTGACAACCGACTCTCAGTTTTCTTGAGGGatctctccttcttttctctcccagccCCCGAATGTCTGTGAGGGGCACTCACTTTAAGGcttttttcactgctgtctgCACCAGAGCttggaagtgattttctttcctcagtcTTGGCCCTCTCTCTCTCAGacagcagcttggaaaaaaagtcatctgGATCTTTGGGGCTGTTCCTTGGTTTTTCCGAGGCAGAACTGGTGTGTGAGCTTGGCAGAGTTTTTGATGTAAATTCCGCATTTGATTTTGTTGGagatgctttgctttcctgaaaaTCAGTGCTTGGGACACTCAGGTCTTGTTCTTCAAGATGTCCTTCacccctgagctgtgctgtgctgctgatgctCGTGGATCGTTTGGAAAGCCTCCTTTTTTGGAGATCCTGGAAAAAAGTGCCATGACAGCCACAGATTAAAATTTTACCATCTTTAAATAAacatgagaagaaaaggaaagctctAGGAGTGATTTCTGGGCTAAACAATTTGTTATTAGGAAACAGCTTCTGGagtaaatcagattttttaaaaaatcagtaataaatAAGACAAACACTTTCACTTAAAATTTGACCAGTATTAAAGATGCTACATTCCATTAAAATACGCTTTCCTTTACCCaagaaaatcagcaaaataCCTCCTAAAAGCTTATCTTGGGGTTGTACACAGCTCAGGAAATCAAGATACATAAGATATTTCACTGGTGTCTACcactggtctttttttttaaatcagagaTATTTATAAAAACCCAGCTAATTCATTTAACTTCCACATGCTCTTCAGTATTATCTAAATGTCACAGTTAAAATAGTTAAATTTCTCATTATTACAAGCTTAATTTTACATTGGAAAAGTCCCTGTCTATATAAAAGcagcataaaggaaaaaaaaaaaaagggcaagaaaTTCTTAACTGTGTTTTGAGAGCACTTCTTGATGCAATATAGTCTGATTTGATCAGTTCTGAAACATATTTCGAACTGAAAGCAATTTCCAGTTCCAAACTGCCACTGATTAAATGTGAGGTCTTGGAAAACCAGAGTAAAACAGACACTGTGAAGgtaaaaaagcaattttcataggaaaacagaaaaccaaatctGTCAAGAGATTTCAAGAAAGGGAAAGATTTATAAAGGAATTTGGTGACCTGAGATCACAGACATGCAGGGGCAGCTGCCTACAGTGTCTATATCTGAAATTCTCAATTAGGCAGAACAATTTCCCTAACTCACTGCACCTTTTCAGCCTGCAGATTTAATGGATTAACATGCAGAAGTCATCTGAATACTTTATGCAAATGATTTTTATCCCAGCAGGCTGGATATAAAATCCATGGGCAAGCCAAATACTTTGTTAAGTGTTGGGAATCACCTCTGGTGGACTTGCTACTGGTCCAGCCATCATTCCCTTGGCAGTGAGACCAGCCCTGGGCCTTggcttctccttccctgtggATTTCAGCTCCTCAGAAACCGGAGCTGCCTTTAAATCCTCTTGACTGTCTTTTAACTTCTTGTCCCAAGCACAGGGTAAGTTACTGCTGTGGGTTGTCCCTGGGTGGCATTTTTCACTCCTGTGCTGATGTTTTCTGGGTGGAGGGATTTTATCCAGTGGATTCTCAACATCATACCtagagggaagaaagaggaaaagcttgAAACAGCAAAGTAATGCACAAGTAGATTAATAAAACAAGCTAAGTAAAGCACTGCTGTCAAATTAAGCAACAGTTTATCTCGGAGTGGTAATCAAATGCAGTCACTTGTCACTCAAACACCTGGATGTAGGACTTGAGGACATTCTTTCAGTATCATTATTATGTGCCACGATTGGTTATAATATGGGTAACACAATCCCATGTTTACATATTTTGATGTAAAAAGGgctcaaactgaaagaggggaaatttacatgagatattgggaagaaattcttctctgggaggtgggcaggccctggcacagggtgcccagagaagctgtggctgcccctggatccctggaagtgtccaaggccaggttggatggggcttggagcagcctgggacagtggaaggtgtccctgcccacggcagggggtgggactggatgatcttttaggtcccttccagcccaaaccattctgtgactgtaTGACTGAGTATCATAGTAGAAAGCACAATTTATATGTTATACCAGACAGGTCCTAAACTACAACCAGCAGTTCCCATTCCTTCTCCATCTGTTTGGAAATTTGTTAACACTTTTGCTCACATCTTCTGTTCTCATGTAACTTAGACTGACTTTACTGACCTCTCTCACTCTTTGTTGAGATGTAGAACACTTATTTCAGTCCAGAAAGAAAGGCACTTTTGTgatggaaattattttactgaGTTCTGGGTATAAATTTATGTTCTGTGTAACCCAAAAATGCTCACCTTCCTTAACACAAGGAAACAAGCCCCTGAACCTGTTTTTCACTCTGGGGTGTCATCCTCCATCCTAATTCATTGTAAAGCAAGTCCATAAGTTGAAACATCTTGTACCacaaaaatgttccttttatttAACCCATTTTTCCAGGGGTGTGTCTTGTGTTGTGAGGACACGCTGTGCATGTAAATAAAGGGAGCATGatccatctctgggagcatgATCTGCCTCTGGAATCATCAGGAAAAGTAAGGAATGCTACTCCTGACCCAGCTGCACATAACTCCTCATTGCCAAGGGGTGCTGGCTTAGAGACTCTTTTAACAGTTACAGACACTCACACAAACCTCCAAAAGGAAAGTTAAAAGGAAAGCAGACTCGTTAATAAGGAACTGTGCAGAGTCCTGTCTGATTATACTCTCCACCCCTGAAAGCATCGTTAACAATTACCCAGGTAGTTGAAACTAAAACTAATTTCAGGCACTGGCTGGTTGACCTTGGCAATCCCTGACTTTCCTTTGCCCAGAGGGGATGGCAGTGGTGAGGATGatccagagctgtgctttgctgtggtGTTTCCCTGACTGGTTCAGTTTGTGGGTTGAAAAAGAACGTGGCTGAGCCAACCTCTCAACCTGCCCACAATAACCCTTTTTATGGCAactctgcagccacaggacaAGGGctgatggctttaaactgacagagggagGGGTTAGATGGGAGATtggggaaggaattcttccctgtgaggatggtgagctcctggcacaggatgcccagagaagctgtggctgccccatccctggaagtgtccaaggtaagattggacagggcttggagcaacctgggataaaggaagggggtggaatgagatgatctttaaggttccttccaatgTTAacactgctgggcacagctgagctctcACAGAGCAGTGTCAGGGACTCCTCAGTGGGAGAGATCcataaaagggaaagaaaaaggggaaaaaaaaaaaaaaagaggacgagaaaaaaggaaaaaaaaaagaggaagaaaaaagaaaagaggaaaaaagcctttgCACTGCCTCCTTTTCAAGTGTTCCTTCTGAGCTCAACTTAAAACATCTTGGCTTTCTTCCCCAATAAGAAATGacttcatgggtttttttcaagcacTGACTTGGCTCCTTTGAGCATGCTGCATTTAGGATGAAGAGCAAAACCTGATTAATTCCCTGAGAGTGGAGCTGGGAAGGTGAATTACTCTTCTCTGaccattttaaaagctttctatGGAAGCACAGGGCTGTTAATCCTCTTTGAGGCActaacaaatgaaaaacttgATTATATGctattttcaggttttctgcaAGATCTGAACCTACACAATTTGTAACAACACTGAATTTAAGACAGCAAACCTTTGCCTGTGTAAGCCATGAATATACCTGTATTTTGAGCACAGGGGGTTTGTTTCACCTCCAAACCTGCTTCAATTTGAGTATTTCCAATTTAAAAGGCATGAAATCTCCTATTTCTATGTACTTCCGTGACTGAAAGATGCAACTGAGTTTATCAGCCTTCAGAATTGTCAGGGAACACAAAAGATCATTTTTGAAGGGGGGCTTGCACAGGACATTTTAATAATCTGGGAAGTTAAGCTTTGTGTTACGAGGATAGCTAATAAAAATGTGGTAGAGCTGAAGAAATGATAAAACATTTAACACTATTTCCCTTAATTAAGAAAAACTAAGTGAATAGAAAGggcaaagagaaataaatcagaCTGTACCTGGAGGCCTGAGTTTTGCTTTCATCCAGTGCATTGGCATTGCCATGGTCCTCATCTGGGAGGTCGGATGGGTGGGATGCTGAGCTCTTACTCTGAGGAgctgacagagcagagctggaagccGTGCTCCTGGAAGTCCCACGGTGCTCCAGGAAGTAATTAGTAATAATTTCAAGCAGTGTTTTCAGTGGGTTCTCCTTTGCCTagccaaaaagagaaataaagctcTCGGTGACTATTGGAACGCTGTGTTGGTCTGGCTGCAGGGTGTTATTTTTACCCTGTACAGCAACTGAACATTTTAACTATTTCCTACAGTTACCTGGGGGTGTATCCCAGGTGTGACTGTACAAACAATCCAGGGAACTGGAAGATGGCAGCTAGAGAATGTCGAGAGCTCAAAGGTGCTGCTGTGTTAAATGAAGGAAGAACGACACAAAAAAGCAACCTGTCATGGCGATTTCTGGCTCTCATTTTATCTCAATATTCCAAAGTGTGGAAACTGTGCTCAAATGCACCTTTTCTACACTGGGAGAGGGTTTTTTGAAGTGGCATTTATCGACTTATATGAAGGTATCTCAGGCTGCTGACCAAAAGCATCGTGTGCCTGAAGTCATGAGTGACCTATTTATATTGAATTTTAAAGGATAATAAATGCTCAGAGAGTAATTTTCATCTGCTGTGCCATGTATAAAGCTACAAGTAGAAATGGGCATGCAAGGATACTTCCACAATTAGGGAAGCACCATGGATTGCCTCACCTTGTTCTGTTTGTACAAGGAGTGCAGGTGCAGGACATTCCGGAGCTCATTCCTGTTATTGATGCTGAGTGCAGAGCGGGGAAGCTCCCGGTCCATGGTGGTGATGGTTTTCTTCAAACCCTGAGAAGGAAAAGTGTCAGACCCCGAATCTTTCACTCTCAGTTTTGTTTGGTGTGACATGAAACTTGTGGATGGCAGCAACTGGTAACCAGGTAACCCTCAGAACCTGTGCTGTAATGGTACAATATTGAATTATCACAGCCCACGGATGTGGAAATAATTAAGGTGCTATGTGAGATGGAAATTgctgaacacagaaaaacaaaagcctctTTGCAGGTGACTTGAGCAGCTAAACAGCCTCCTAAGACTGATGGTTGGTATGAAGGGCCCTGAGCTGAAGTTATTCCAGCCAGCTTCAGGTTGGAAATCAGTCAGATCTCCACAGCATCAGCTGGTTTGGGGTCTTCAAACTTTGACTTTCAGTCTGTGGTCAGCACCCATGGGCACCTCAGAGACAAAATCTATGTGCATCTCACTTtctgggaggagaggctgatTTATTGTGAGTTGGATCCCAAACTAATTTAAGTGATACAACACAAGACTACTGTTTTGAGAGAGAAAGCCCAGATTCCTTCCTTTTGAAGACGTTATTGTCACAacaaaggatttatttttctgctgacagAGTGTCTGGCTCAGATTTATGAAATTAAGGGCAAGTTGTGGTAAATAAAGGATCATTAT
It encodes the following:
- the MINDY4 gene encoding probable ubiquitin carboxyl-terminal hydrolase MINDY-4 isoform X3, coding for MDNAFVEEVAASLVREFLSRKGLKKTITTMDRELPRSALSINNRNELRNVLHLHSLYKQNKAKENPLKTLLEIITNYFLEHRGTSRSTASSSALSAPQSKSSASHPSDLPDEDHGNANALDESKTQASRYDVENPLDKIPPPRKHQHRSEKCHPGTTHSSNLPCAWDKKLKDSQEDLKAAPVSEELKSTGKEKPRPRAGLTAKGMMAGPVASPPEDLQKRRLSKRSTSISSTAQLRGEGHLEEQDLSVPSTDFQESKASPTKSNAEFTSKTLPSSHTSSASEKPRNSPKDPDDFFSKLLSERERAKTEERKSLPSSGADSSEKSLKVSAPHRHSGAGREKKERSLKKTESRLSGHRKSPTSTGYKEDQMKEVLELVDVEDEETTGELNKTPDLSTIYMLQIMSKAIDISLAKELKNLLFGSSLCCFSEEWKIQSFTFNNIPQLKYGIVQKKGGPCGVLAAVQACVLQQLIFADSNRNRDPRVRNDFDVLTNRLIGSHGYCTQELVNLLLTGKAVSNVFNNVIELDSGNGNITILKGITSRSDIGLLSLFEHYDVCQVGCYLKTPKFPIWLVCSESHFSVLFCLEKDLLSDWKTGRRFDLYYYDGLANQDEEIRLTVDTTQVCPENKENDLTPPLEHCIRTKWQGAVIDWNGTEPIL